In the Triticum aestivum cultivar Chinese Spring chromosome 2B, IWGSC CS RefSeq v2.1, whole genome shotgun sequence genome, cttctttaatgattctccaaaggttagtgttcacatgttttaaatgtctcttgaagcgataaacccaagaatcaaaatcttcattttttacatatttaggaggaggaccggcatgatttaaatgagtggagggaatcggtcctctatagataggaggttccacatgggcaaagatgccggtgccatttctaccactagtagaaggactcttttcattgttagcttcccccttatcggagttagcatccgtcaccttgttagtgggatcacccactttcataggcgaggtagatagtttaagtccctctagaaattcagtaaacatgcttttaacctcggccgtcatggaggttttcaatgtgtctaaagccacattgaattcctcatgtgagaccgaggttcccccttcggccgaagacgagatgggattcacaccggagtgttcctccgcaccatcgttggtgtcaaccatactcttcggacggcaaagtccttaataaagagaggaggctctgataccaattgaaaggatcgatatggttgacgaGAGGGGGGGTgcataggcaactaacaatttttaagcttttctttaccaaattaaactttgcaacaaaataggttgactagatgtgcaactaggtgagcaacctatatgatgcaagaacaactagcatacaagcaagcaaggaagtAAGACAAGAAAGCTTGCaagagtaaaggcacgaaataaccaagagtggagccggtggagacgaggatgtgttaccggagttccttccttttaaagggaagtacgtctccgttagagcggtgtggaggcacaatgctccccaagaagccactagggccaccgtattctcctcacgccctcacacgatgcgagatgccgtgattccactattggtgcccttgaaggcggcgaccgaacctttacaagcaaggttggggcaatctccacaacaaacggaggctcccaacaacaacaacaccacgaagcttcaccacaatggagtatggcttcgaggtgacctcaaccgtctagggtgctcaacacccaagagtaacaagatccgcaagggataagtgggggaaatcaaatatcctgtggtggaagtgtagatcgggcccttgtcacccaatcccgagcaaatcaacaagtttgattggctagggagagagatcgggcaaaaatggagcttggagcaacaatggagcttagaggtggaagaggtaacctactagaggtagaagacaccccttatatagtagtggaaaaatccaaccgttatccaacAAGTTCAACCCGCGACACggggtactaccgctccaggggcgcggtactaccgtgaggctgcgcggtactaccgtggacgaccacggtactaccgcggcagcaGCACAGGCCGGAACTGGCCTGACtaaggggcggtactaccgctggctcggtactaccgctcccccttgtggtactaccacaaggcaggagagtgacggcctgggaagggcgcggatgaaataaattacatccgtgcctacttccgctgaaactggggtggtgcaaaaacccgacgcggtactaccgctcgcaaggcgcggtactaccgtggcgggcgcggatgtaaaaaattacatccgcgcctactaccgtggCTCAGCGGTACTcggtaggagggccacggtactacggctcccagggagcggtactaccgtgggcccccgcggtactaccgcgctggacgagcggtactaccgtggtgggcacggatgtaaaaaattacatccgcccctactaccgcaccggagcggcacaaggcctgggtgccgtggtactaccgctccggaggagcggtactaccgtgacacccagcggtactaccgcaagtacagcagtagtcgccaggtttccgcacaaccaagataacgaAGGGCAGCTCCAAAGTGCAGGGAAAGGGGAGACAAGTGCACGTGTTGATTTCACCCAAACCTTtacgacgcggaccccctcttaatagtacgactctcctatgactcaaatccaccaaagagaaacgtaggacgaccccgacttcaatagtctccgaggggcaccaaatcgtctcgtGCCCAGTGATGAAGTATCTGAgagactcaaggcacacgattagtccgcaaaatcattgtcatcaatcaccaaaacacctcagggataaacatgcccttacaccattgatatgagtgaatataTTTTCTAAGAGTTATCATTTGCATGGTTAgacatgatctttgctgaaaacctgggtattATTTAAGCATATATATGGACACAAGAataaaagagtttgtaaaagtttttctttgccACTTTCAGTTTgtgaactgaattgcttgaggacaagcaatgagttaagcttggggagttgatacgtctccgtcgtatctactttttcaaacacttttgctcttgctttggactctaatttgcatgatttgaataaaactaacccggactgacgttgttttcagcagaactacgatgacgttgtttttgtgcagaaatagaagttctcggaattggatgaaactttttggagaatttttttggaataaaagaaaaatacggGAGCTAAGACCTGCTGGAGGGGGGCTGCTGCCccctaggcaccagggcgcgccacccccctctggcatgccctggtgggtagtgggcccctcgaagctccgcTGACCCTAATATGAATACTATAAATAACTATTTCCTAAGAAAAAAATCATggaggaagtttcatcgtgttttacaatacggagccgccgccacctcctgttctttatTTGGagaccagatctggagtccgttcggggctccgaagagggggatcttctgtcttcgtcatcatcaaccatcctccatcacaattttcatgatgctcaccgccgggagtgagtaattccttcgtaggctcgttggacggtgatgggttggatgagatttatcatgtaatcgagttagttttgttaaggtttgatccctagtattcactatgttctgagattgatgttgctatgactttgctatgcttaatgcttgtcactagggctctgaatcgtttatgttttcaccaatatatttgtgttcttgattggatcttgcaagttatatgcacctattacgtgttatgatccgcataccccaaagtgacaataattgggattctttccggtaaTTATCGTaatttgaagagttcatgtattcactatgtgttaatgctatgttctggttctctattaaaaggaggccttaatatttcTTAGTTTCTTTAtggaacccgctgccacgggaaggtatgacaaaagatgtcgtgaagttcttttctataaatacgtatgactatttacggtctacattacattgatgaattgaagctaaTTCTGTGTCGTCCTAGGTTATGattattatatgatgaatattatccaacttatcaccatccaatgcctacgagtttttcacatattggtcttgctaagttactactgctacaaACCAGTAGGTAGTTTTACACATGAATCTTGTGACATCCAACTTATCACCATCTACGAGTTTTTCACGTATTggtcttgctaagttactactgttacaaACCACTAGGTAGTTTTACACATGAATCTTGTGACATCAGTTTTGTGCCACAGAAGCAACACATTTAAAAAGCGATGGTTGGTCAAAATAACCTTAACATGTCACAATACACCTTACATGTGGGGAGAATATTGTACTAACATATTTGTAAAACCAAAAAAGAATTTTGAAAGTACATTTTCATGTCGAAACAGTCCATTGAAATTCGTTGCGGCTTGTATAACACCAGCCATGAGTAGATGTAAGAGATTTCTGAACTGAACTACTGGGAAAGCTAACAGCTAGAGTTACAACAAATCGTCTCTGGATATTTGCGCTATATATGTCTACAACACCATGACATTCTCGTCGAATAATGACATAACCTAACAAAACAATGTTCTATCACTCAATGATATCCAATTTTACAAGTTACACCAAGCGTCTCGGCCTTTCAAAGGCTCGGCAGCTCAGAAGTATATAAAGAGCTTCTCATCGATCTTGGACTGCAGCTTGGCGCACTGCTGCTCTAGCTTGGCAAGCTCATCGTCCCATTTGAGTGGAACCAAATCTCTTAGCTCCACTCTTCTCGGTGGTGCGTCGTAGGTGTTGTCATGGGTAGCTCCATGCACTGGGTTTACCTCACCATTGATGTGTGCCAGTGCCTGAGGTTCGTCGCATGCTGGGGTCGGCAGCGGTGGTGACAGAGGTCTCGGCGGTGGAGGACTGTCAGAATCAAGGTCACAACTCACCCCAATGATCTCGTCTAGCGAGAGCCCAGATGGCACAGCGGGCATCATGTCATGGTCCTCCAAAATGGGCGCTTCGCCTATAGTATCGCTGTTGGCAGTGAGTCCGTGCTGTGTTGCACCATTGGAATCAGCTGCAGGGGGCTGGTAAAGACGCTGACTCAGGACATAAGCTTCTGAGAAATCTCCGGTAGAAAGCCTCGCTAACCTCCAGTTGCAGATCCGCCGaaagatagtaacccagttcggCACAAGATAGTGATTCGAGTCACGGAGCTCAAGATCAACACCTTTCTGCACCATAATCTTTGCCTCAGCAACCGCCTGGGCTCCATTTAACAACCGAGCCGATTGGGTCAGATATCTCGTCAAGCACTCCTCGAGATATAGCTTCTGATCTTGAATCTGCCTGCCCATGTAAGATCCTTGTTTTAGCCAAGACAAGTCGTCACTGAACTCTGGAAGCTGCAAACTCTTTACGGTTTCCACCAGCGGCTGGATTCTTGACGGCGATGACCATCCAATGCTAGGTAAGAACATTTCTGTGAACATCCTCTCGCTGCTCGATCTCTCCAGAAGATCAATCTCAAGAGCTGGCCACTGATTAGGACTTCTGTATGCTGCTGCCAAAATCTCTTCTCCAAGCTGGCTGACAGCGTTGTTGAATACTGAGATGCAATGCTCAGGACCAACTTCAGGCGCAACACGCTTGTTAAGTAGCTCAAGTGATGGGTTCAAGTAATTCAGAAGTAACTCATGTGTCTTCACGAGGATGACATCAGGCTCTAGAGGAAAACTGTTCGCCATCCACTTTAAACCTTCTCGCAGCTTGTCATCGTCAAAGAAGCCATTGATATAACCTTCAGTGCAGCTTCCAGCTAGAAAAACAACCAAGGATGAAGCAATCTTTCCTTCACTCAGACCGCTGACGCCAAGCTTATCAATGACATTTTGTGACGCATAATCATACCCTTCATTATATGTGTCACCACTTAAAATCAGAAGAGGGAGACAAGATTGAGGAGGTATGGAGGCTAACAGACTGCTAAATCGTGCCTTCTGCATTTCCCACGGAATGCTTTCAGATACCACAAATACTATACAGTTCGTGCTGTCAGCAATTTCGTTACCAATAACCTGTTGGTCACTGGCCCTGACAACGGATAGGCAGCATACACTCGGAGAACTGAGCCACGTTCTCCAAATTGAGAGGTCTGCTGAAGTAAGAAGCAATCCATTATCTTCATTTCCAGAACCCATGAGCTTTTTGAGTAACCATCTTGAGGCAACATTGTTGCTCTGAGATTTCATGGCACTTGGTGGGACAAGTACTAGCATCTTCCAGCAGATGCACCTAGCATCAGGTTTCCTTTCAGTTAAAATAGGACCAGCCAACTCTGAGACATTTAGTCGTGACCAAGATCTTTGTTGCCGTGTGTATCTTTCTTTAAAGGCATGGCCAATGTCTAGCTCGTGGACTGCATGCTTTGGCACCTTCATTGTAGAAAAGCGATCATTTATCATGGACTTACAAATCATCGAAATAAATTGCAGAAAACACCAAGCCTTGAAATAAATAGAACATGTCTATGGTAGACTTACCACTGCGGTTTGGTGAACTGGTGGTCCAAGTGACAGAGAATTCAATGCTGCAATAGCAAGGGCATTTTTCTGCTCTCTCAGAGATCTCTGATCCGCAGCACGCTGCCTCCATTTCCTGTATGATCACAGTAGGACAAAGGTTTGGTACATTAAAGAATTAGTGACATAGATCAAGGATAACAAAACCAACCTCAGTATCATCTTTAGCCTTTCATCTGAAATTGTTTtctttggagacacaacaattggtaACGAGTCATATGTTGTTTCATTATTATTTTGGTAATCTCCATCCTCATGACCAGGCAATAGGGAACCTGTAGGCCACACACGTTCTATTAGATTGACTTGATGACATGATGGACTTTCATCATCCAAATCTGTATCACTGCCAGAGCCATGTGCCCTGAGCTCATCTTCCTCTTCATGCATATGGGCGTAATCTGAGGATACACCATCTGCTAGAGGATGTGAGACTATGGTTGCCACCAAAGCATCAATATGTTGAGTGTAGGCTTCTGACTGCGGTATCTCCATTTGTTCTCTCGAGAAGTCCACAAAATCACCATTCTGGTCTTCAGATATTATGAAATCATCAGTCATCGTGATCTTGCCTTTTGCTTTCAGTGAAGCTACTCTCTGGTCATCCATCCATCCTGTGTGCGAGAGTGCGTGCTTGGTAGCACGCAGAGAAGTGCTAAGAATAACTGGAACACTTCCCTTTCTGCTACCAGTTGGGGAAATAGGACTTGAATATGTTGAATTGAACTGTTTATTGCCAGCTTTTGGAGAAAACAGACCAGAATACGGCGAAGTAATCTGTCCGCTAGAAGTGGGAGAAACAGGTCCAGAAAACGATGGGCCAAACTCTTTTTTCGCACTAACAGGAATCACAAGGGCAGACCGTGGCGGAACCTGCTCTCTTTTGCTAGCTGGGGAAGGAAACCCGACAGAATATGGTGCAACAGTCGCTTTTTGACCAGTGGGAGCACAAACTGGACCAGAAGATACATCATCGACTATTCTCTGTGATTTCTTCGAGTGCACAAGTTCAGAACAACCAGATGGAAAATCGCTCTCACTGTTAAGAAAAGGCCCTTCTTTCACTAGGTACGGTCCTTCATACTGCTTCGATCCAAAACCATGGTATTCTAAGAGACTTTCAATGTCCTCGTCCTGAAAAAGAAAGACACAAGATGATATCAATTTTCCCATAATGAATAATTTACTGTTTGAATAAGAGAACACTTACCTCCATTGCAAGCCATTCCACGACATGTGAAATAGGGATGCCTTGGCCAATCTGCAGACCACTGTGCAAGGAAGCCAGAGCTTGCCTTCTTACCTGGGTAGAAGAAAGGTGTTAAGCTTCACAAAAGTGTGAACTAACAAACAATTAGCGTACTACATGGAACCTCGGAGTACACCAGAGGTAGCGAATAGTGAAAGATAAtactattaaaatattttgctCTGCACAGGACAACAAAGTATATCTGATAAGTGGCCCTAATACAGTATAGGAGCAGAATTGTGGTCTATGGTCAAACAGGCATATCCGCAATTCCTAAAGGGACGGAATAGGTCCACCAGTGTTGCACCATAACTTGAAGAGGATCATGGTATGGAAGAAGTAGACCAAAACTCATGCTAGACGACATTAGGTGTGAGAGACTTAATTCTGTCTTGGTTGATCTGAAGTTCTGAAGAAAACGCAATGACGTCCTCTGAGGTTCATGTCATTACACCCTTCCTGTAAAAGCAGGTAGTCATCGACCTACAGGATGTTGGCCAGGCGGCTACATTGAAATCCTTGGTGACCTCAGCAAGCCAAGGGCTCAATGCCAGTGTTGCATTTCGCGAGATATCATCAAGACTCCAACGACAGTTGATGGTGATGAGGAGCAGCCCTTAGCATGGCCAGATGTCGTGGAAACTGCCCACGGCACGGCGAACGTGCACCAGACAGCAGCAACATAAGGACATCCTGACCTGTCCATTGTGATCTCACCACACATACAGCATGGCTTCGATTGACAGCGCCAAGAAAACGGCTGGGACAAAACAATGGCCATACTATTGTTTGAGAGTACAGACAACGAAGTAGAGATTAAAGCGAGATGACAGTTTATTACTGTAGGATTTAGGAAAGCTCGATGTTAAAGATATTAAGTCCAGCACGCGTAGTTTATCAATTAGCAGGAACGGATGATGCATCAGTAGTAAGGAGGATAATTAGGGAAGAGGTAGAGATAAGAGTTTGATTCGTTTACAAGAAAGAGTCCAAGTATTAATGGTGAGGTTAAGTAGCAACATGATAAATTGATAATCTTTCAGATCAAGCAAGAAATGAATCATGCACACCTCCATTTGCTAACTCTGAACCTGTCTAGTTCTCTCATCCGAATTTATGTCATTCTATCTCCTTCTAATACCATATTGGCTTCATTCCCTTTGGGCTTTAAGTCATACTGCTTGGCTCTACTCTCTATGGCAGCAGTGCCATGAACTAATGTTCACATCAACCATTGTTTCCAGAAATTTTGATTAGTGACTTGTCAAAACATAAGAATACTTTAACTAATACAGAACGTATTATAAATGTAAAGAAGTactacctctgtaccaaaatataagacgtttttgtaggctAAACTAACctaccaaaacatcttatattttgatacggagggagtacaatactgGCCAGGGAGAACTCGTCAATGCCAGATAGTGGCGGTTCCATAATTTTTACCCTGTGTGATCAATTATTACTGTCACATTTTCATACACTATGTAGACGTATATGTAAACTGTAACAAGTAGTCAAGTACAATGGTCGTTTCAAAAATTTGAAGGGTTGATAGATCCCACTACTTCCTCTAGCTAGCTAGGGTTGAATCAGCTTACAGTACAATGGAAACATGACAAAAGTTAAGAATTTATAGTGCTACCAAGCACCTTTTGTCTTGTGAAAAACAACAGCAGGTCCTACTAATTACAATGAGAAACTGTCAGTTCTGAATTCTGGTAACACGTTTTATTATTACAAGGTTACTTGCCAGCATAGATGCACAATAGAGAACTAGAAGTATGTGCACATTTGAACAAATAATTTCAGTAAAAAGATATGGTTCAAAAATGAACAGCCTTTCATCGACAAACTATTCTACCTTCGCGAAGTGAGCATGCATCAAGCAAGCCTGCAAATATGTTGCTTTCCTTGCAAGCCGGAAGAAAGCAATGTAGTTTCCCATTCTGCATGCTCTGAGTTGCATGACAAAAGTTGGTGTTAAGTCAAATCAAAGTTACTAAAGACCCAAGAATTCAAATTATGCCATAAGGTATGACTACCTTGCAACTTCTCTTGCAAACAAGACGTCTGGGCTGCCTCTAATTTCACGAGACATCTTAGCAAGGTCCAGAGATAACTCAGAAGGTTCAACCTGATTCAAATGTACACAGAAGTCAGCAAAACAGCAGAAAACAACAAGACCCACTCAATTCACCTCACCTTGTAACCAGGATGCTTGTCTAACTTGAGCAGTGCATAATAACCCCGGAACTCCTGTTCTGTTGAGAAGAGCACACCATTTCTCCTATGGTCTTCATACATTTGAAATAGCTCAACTGATGTTTTGTTCATCTGCTCAATGTTGAGGTGTGCATCAAAACCCTCTGAAAAACCTTCTCCTTTGCTGTACTCACATAACTCGTGCATTGCTACAATGTGGAGCCTTATCTggccaagaaaagaaaagaaaagaaaagttcaCGATGAAACTTACTGGGAAATAAGTTTACCCAAAGAGAAAAACATTTACGGACAGtgggaaaaataataaaaaattggaATTACCATTTGCTCGAGCATAGAAATAGCCTCTTGATTGAAGAAATGTTGCATTCTAAGATCCATTCTTATCGCTCGCATCCTATCCCACAAGAAGTTGTATAAGCCCAAGAAACTATCATCATATGTGTGATCCATCAAACTAAGAAGGTATGACATGGTCTTCTGCAGAACTGGCAGAGGCCTGATCAACTCTGCATCTCTCTCAGCAGTCCTAGTATACTGTATCAATTAGATAATAACTTCCATCATGCTTCCTGTTACTGGTGATGAGAGATAAATTCAGATAGAATCCTGTCATACTGGCAGGTGACAAGGTAAACACTATATACCTTTTTAACAGCAAGAAGCTCGGTGGTTTGGTTTCTGTCTCCACCTAACCTCTCGTACCTATCAAGATCTCCCTTTCTCTCGCGCTCCGCCCTTTCAGGCTCTAGAAACAAAGCATGAATACATGTTTGTAAGTAGCATGGTTAAGAAAATACATTGAAGAGTTGAGAATGACCAAAATAACATTGCGCAAAAACAAGTGATATGATCTAGTGCAGGAATCACCTGGGCACATATAGGAACAAAGCCCAAGAATTGCGGCTAACTCTGGGGGGTCCATGTCAGCCATAGTACTATCATTTGATCTGACTGGAACTTTTCCCATTGAAGAGGCTTGTTTCTGTTTGTCCGCTTTTGCGAGATCATTGATATTTTCCACTGGCCTGCTTAGTTCAACATTGAAACGAGCCAAACGCTTGGCTTTTGCCTGTTTTTCTCTACAGCAAATGTTACATGAGTCAATAACAACAAACAGTATATTTGATAAAAAAAAGGGTTTGCCACATTATGAAGCTGGCATAAGCACCTCTCAAGTTCAGTTGAAGGGATAAAGTCGTCACCGTCATCCAAAGGAGGGGTCACGCTCCTAGAATTGAGAATCGAAGGCTTTGGTGGAGAAAATGTAGGTGTACTATATTCTTTTGAATAAGTATCTGAAGGACGGAACTGCTGATACGGTGGTGAACGCACATCACCAATGCGAGATTTTATTTGACTTCCAACCTTGAGAGGGGAAGCTTCAGACCTGTAATAATAGCAACAAAGTCAACTGCTAAATGccataaagtaaaagataagcaAGCACAGTAACAGATCAATTCGTTTACTAACTACCGCTCCTAGGCATAAATATGGTAGATGTGTTAGATTGTGCTCTTACTGGTCGTCATTTATTTATTTTAGTCGTTATTGCATCTTTTATCAAAACTAATAAGTAAAACTGACATACAGCAAAATAAACTCGAAGGATTTACCTCTGGATATCAGCCTGTGAACGAAGATTCTGGGCTGCAACATTACTGCTGCCAAAACCGGCAGGTGCCGGCCTAATGTTGTCTCTAATATCTGAAGGTGGAGACTTGGGCATGTTCGTGAATTCAGATGAAGGAGCCCTCATCCTTTTTGAAGTTTCAATACTTACATCATCAACCAACGTATCCGGATAGTTTATCAGTCTGTAAAGGAAGCAGCAGGAAAATGCTCTATGCATTAGCCACAAGTCCACAATACATCACTAATGCAACTAGTCATTTTAAATGCCAGATTTCAGGCTTTAGAATTAGCGCTCACAGGAACCAAACCCTAAACCGAAAACCGAAAAAGGTTAGCAGACAAATAGCAAAGAAGAATTTCACAGCTCACATTTCG is a window encoding:
- the LOC123043976 gene encoding SAC3 family protein B, translated to MEASGFGRDAGPLNRGPGSAPLAFGAGAATAPSPAAQPAPVQFPSASPAVPFVPPSSRFPSARPQLSAAAPISRPTSPIPIPAPSARPAAAAPGASGPVRFPSPLRAVDPGAAAATARHTARHLQPQPRVAAPSIGRPMHPGISSRSRSPPNLSNQRVNVPPENDNGMGQRRLVNYADPLFENESAQSSVQMRMQPPETGKTARSPPLDMSRQFRPSSSLPKFPPTQRAEPHDHVQMPNLSPSKIGIQNQSPFHDARATFSPLLNSNLVPGNGRPRPASGTSTSSSSVLGGAAQQEMNDHMREQRFSAPLQSRTMDHSISKRSRSPTLSYQDVDGAEARHGTGANARRLINYPDTLVDDVSIETSKRMRAPSSEFTNMPKSPPSDIRDNIRPAPAGFGSSNVAAQNLRSQADIQRSEASPLKVGSQIKSRIGDVRSPPYQQFRPSDTYSKEYSTPTFSPPKPSILNSRSVTPPLDDGDDFIPSTELEREKQAKAKRLARFNVELSRPVENINDLAKADKQKQASSMGKVPVRSNDSTMADMDPPELAAILGLCSYMCPEPERAERERKGDLDRYERLGGDRNQTTELLAVKKYTRTAERDAELIRPLPVLQKTMSYLLSLMDHTYDDSFLGLYNFLWDRMRAIRMDLRMQHFFNQEAISMLEQMIRLHIVAMHELCEYSKGEGFSEGFDAHLNIEQMNKTSVELFQMYEDHRRNGVLFSTEQEFRGYYALLKLDKHPGYKVEPSELSLDLAKMSREIRGSPDVLFAREVARACRMGNYIAFFRLARKATYLQACLMHAHFAKVRRQALASLHSGLQIGQGIPISHVVEWLAMEDEDIESLLEYHGFGSKQYEGPYLVKEGPFLNSESDFPSGCSELVHSKKSQRIVDDVSSGPVCAPTGQKATVAPYSVGFPSPASKREQVPPRSALVIPVSAKKEFGPSFSGPVSPTSSGQITSPYSGLFSPKAGNKQFNSTYSSPISPTGSRKGSVPVILSTSLRATKHALSHTGWMDDQRVASLKAKGKITMTDDFIISEDQNGDFVDFSREQMEIPQSEAYTQHIDALVATIVSHPLADGVSSDYAHMHEEEDELRAHGSGSDTDLDDESPSCHQVNLIERVWPTGSLLPGHEDGDYQNNNETTYDSLPIVVSPKKTISDERLKMILRKWRQRAADQRSLREQKNALAIAALNSLSLGPPVHQTAVVPKHAVHELDIGHAFKERYTRQQRSWSRLNVSELAGPILTERKPDARCICWKMLVLVPPSAMKSQSNNVASRWLLKKLMGSGNEDNGLLLTSADLSIWRTWLSSPSVCCLSVVRASDQQVIGNEIADSTNCIVFVVSESIPWEMQKARFSSLLASIPPQSCLPLLILSGDTYNEGYDYASQNVIDKLGVSGLSEGKIASSLVVFLAGSCTEGYINGFFDDDKLREGLKWMANSFPLEPDVILVKTHELLLNYLNPSLELLNKRVAPEVGPEHCISVFNNAVSQLGEEILAAAYRSPNQWPALEIDLLERSSSERMFTEMFLPSIGWSSPSRIQPLVETVKSLQLPEFSDDLSWLKQGSYMGRQIQDQKLYLEECLTRYLTQSARLLNGAQAVAEAKIMVQKGVDLELRDSNHYLVPNWVTIFRRICNWRLARLSTGDFSEAYVLSQRLYQPPAADSNGATQHGLTANSDTIGEAPILEDHDMMPAVPSGLSLDEIIGVSCDLDSDSPPPPRPLSPPLPTPACDEPQALAHINGEVNPVHGATHDNTYDAPPRRVELRDLVPLKWDDELAKLEQQCAKLQSKIDEKLFIYF